The Coffea arabica cultivar ET-39 chromosome 6e, Coffea Arabica ET-39 HiFi, whole genome shotgun sequence genome contains the following window.
TTTAAATAGTAAAAGACAAAGcaagtcttcttcttcttcttcttttctttccccttaaaagcaaaaaaataaaacaaaaaaaggaagcaaaaaCAAATACTACTACTCGAGAGATGCTAAAGAAAGTGAAGATTCAGACATTTTGTCaatagatatagatatagaaTTGCCTAAGAAAAAAGTAGCTGTAGGATTCAGTTCAGTGGAAGGCTGAGATAAAGCGCTACGAAATTCTACGCCCCCTTGCGACTTCAGCTGAACTGAGGAAGTGCACCACCCAAGTGAGAGACCTACGCAACGGAAGCGGCAATTTACCGTGGAAAAGGGATAGAGCATGTTAACTGCCAACTGAAATCAGACATCTAGAATTTCTGGACAAATATTATCCCACTCAAATTTTTCGTCCCATCTACTCTCCCTGATGAGGAATCATCAATCAGAATCACGAGCATGTTAATCCATTCTCAGATTTCCCCTATATTCCCAGCAGATACTACAAAATTCCCACCAACTTATAGTTACTAGACTTTCTCATCACTTCAAAACCTATCCACTGCTCTTCCCCTCCACCCTCAGAACATTTCCCTGTTCTTTTCccaacaagaatcactgcattttttccccttttccctATACATATTGTCTAATTCCCAGAAATCAAGAACTCAGTTTCATGGCAACCTCTGCTTTAAATCCCCTATCTTTCAATACTGCGGCTAAACGATCTTCATGGCCCACAAGCAAAAAGTTCAAATCTTTATTATTTAGCCCCGATGGAATTCCCGTTATCATGAGCTGCAAAATGGGTATCTTGAATTCTGGGTTCTACAGTTCTTTGCTGCCTTCCAGTAGCTGCAAGATGATACCTTTAAGCAGTTTCAATCACAGACTTCGTCAATACCCGCTGGGACTTGGCACTTCTGGTAGTCACCAGAGTGGTCAATTTGATTTATCAGGCGTTTCGAAGGGTGGAAAGGGAAAGAGACGGAGCTTTGTCTATGTGAAATCACTGGTGGATGTGGATAAGGTGGCGGAGAGCAGTGGAAGTTTTGTAGGATTTGAAGGAAGTAGGACCTATGATGCCATTGTTATTGGCTCAGGGATTGGTGGACTTGTGGCAGCTACTCAGCTGGCTGTAAAAGGAGCCAAAGTTTTGGTCTTGGAGAAGTATGTAATCCCTGGAGGAAGCTCAGGATTTTATGAAAGGGATGGCTACAAATTTGATGTGGGATCATCAGTAATGTTTGGTTTCAGCGATAAGGTTAGTTAATTTTGATTCAGACATGTCTTGTATTGTAATCGTTTAATAGTCTATGAGTTGCATATCTTGGTTTTCTTGCTAAAATGGAGCAATTTTAAACATTGTATATTCAGTTAGCCTTCACTTTATCATAACTGTTCACACATCGATGAAGCGTAATATTTGAAGTTGATAAGGGAACTGCTACTTATGTGTACGATCTCTGTGGCACTTAATCCAAAGGTTGGTTTGAACCCCCTCGAGCCAACTCAGTGGATTCCAAAAACTTTGTGTTGCTTGGGTAACTCTCCTTCATTTACAAGTTTGTGTTGCTTGACTTGTTAAACCAGTTCTTTTCTTGAGCTTAATTGGCTATCTACATTTGTACATTCCAAACTCTGTTCTATGTATGAGTACATATTTGGCTTCGTTTTGTTTTTCTGGGCTCATGGAGCTTCTTTTGCTCTCTTTACTTGTTGATCTTGTCCACTAGGTCTGATTTAAATTTGTCATAAATGTGTAGGGAAATCTGAATTTGATAACTCAGGCATTGGCAGCAGTAGGAAGCAAGATAGATGTGATACCTGACCCAACTACAGTTCACTTTCACCTACCTGATGATCTCTCTGTCCGAGTACATAGAGAATACAGTGATTTTGTTGCAGAAATCGTGCATAAATTTCCACATGAAAAGGAAGGGATTCTTAACTTTTATGGTGAATGCTGGAAGGTTTGTTTTGATTAAGGTGATTGCTGCTTCCTGTTGTAAtatttgtttttagtttttgaCACAAAACTTACACTGATGATTTGACTATGTATTCGTAGATCTTTAATTCCCTGAACTCATTGGAGTTAAAATCACTTGAGGAGCCAATTTATCTTTTCGGGCAGTTTTTCAAGAAGCCTATTGAGTGCTTGACTCTTGGTAAATTACGCTGCTTTTAATCAACTTATCAGGTGTCTATGATAGCATAGTATTATAAATTGATATTATTGCCTACTCATTGTAGGTGTGTTTATGCATCTCTAAGGATATGATATAGGAAAAAAGGGAACAAATTTGGAAGAGAGCTACTTGTATGGTTTATTAGTTTTTAATTCTGAATCCTTTTGCAATTTGACTAAAGGAACTGTTGACATTTTTTGATCTAAATCGCATCGATATTATGAGAATAGAACCTTGTGCAGTGATGCAGTGATCTACATTTTGCATAGTTAGTGACATTTAGCTGCCATGCTATAAAATTGGATGGCAAATAAAAGTGGCGTTAGTATAATGTTTTTTTGGATTTTAATGATGAGGTGATGATGGAAACAAGAGCTGTGAGAAGCCATGACGATCATGCTGGTAAAATTTCAAGCATTTAACAATTGATGCTCTGGGTTTCTGAGTCCTTTCTATTTGTTTTTTGATTAACTCATAAACACATGCACAAAGATGATGTTGAATCCTTGTCTGGAAATTGTTAATCTTTATTTAGAAGAAAGAACTTGAAATCCATCTTGACAGAACCTCTAATCATGTTGTTCTTGGCACAAAAGCACAAAACATCTCTTCTCATTTTTCGCTTGCTGTGCTTGTTAGCCTACTATTTGCCCCAGAATGCTGGTGACATAGCTCGAAAGTTCATTAAGGATCCACAGTTGCTATCCTTTATAGATGCAGAGGTTGGTTGACTGttatttaatcaaaattttcttgGGCATTGGCTCTTGGTATGACCTATTGGATGGCCTGGTTGAGGTCTAATAaccaactttttcttttcccagtGTTTTATAGTAAGCACAATTAACGCTTTACAGACACCAATGATCAATGCAAGCATGGTAATCTACTTTTTAGTTTGACCAAATATGTTTTGTTGTCATCATAATGTCTGACATTTTTCTTCTGTAGGTTTTATGTGACAGGCATTTTGGAGGTATTAACTACCCTGTTGGTGGGGTTGGTGAAATTGCCAAGTCCTTGGCAAAAGGCCTGGTTAAGAAGGGCAGCGAGATATTT
Protein-coding sequences here:
- the LOC113693904 gene encoding prolycopene isomerase, chloroplastic isoform X2, with amino-acid sequence MATSALNPLSFNTAAKRSSWPTSKKFKSLLFSPDGIPVIMSCKMGILNSGFYSSLLPSSSCKMIPLSSFNHRLRQYPLGLGTSGSHQSGQFDLSGVSKGGKGKRRSFVYVKSLVDVDKVAESSGSFVGFEGSRTYDAIVIGSGIGGLVAATQLAVKGAKVLVLEKYVIPGGSSGFYERDGYKFDVGSSVMFGFSDKGNLNLITQALAAVGSKIDVIPDPTTVHFHLPDDLSVRVHREYSDFVAEIVHKFPHEKEGILNFYGECWKIFNSLNSLELKSLEEPIYLFGQFFKKPIECLTLAYYLPQNAGDIARKFIKDPQLLSFIDAEVLCDRHFGGINYPVGGVGEIAKSLAKGLVKKGSEIFYKANVTNIIVNNGKAVGVKLSDGRKFYARTIISNATRWDTFGKLLEKKNLPKEEENFQKAYVKAPSFLSIHVGIKAEILPPDTDCHHFVLEDDWKNLENSYGSIFLSIPTVLDSSLAPEGRHILHIFTTSSIEDWEGLSRKDYEAKKELVADKIIMRLEKKLFPGLKSAIVFKEVGTPKTHRRYLARDSGTYGPMPRNTPKGLLGMPFNTTGIDGLYCVGDSCFPGQGVIAVAFSGVMCAHRVGADLGLERKSPVLDAALLRLLGWLRTLA
- the LOC113693904 gene encoding prolycopene isomerase, chloroplastic isoform X1; the protein is MATSALNPLSFNTAAKRSSWPTSKKFKSLLFSPDGIPVIMSCKMGILNSGFYSSLLPSSSCKMIPLSSFNHRLRQYPLGLGTSGSHQSGQFDLSGVSKGGKGKRRSFVYVKSLVDVDKVAESSGSFVGFEGSRTYDAIVIGSGIGGLVAATQLAVKGAKVLVLEKYVIPGGSSGFYERDGYKFDVGSSVMFGFSDKGNLNLITQALAAVGSKIDVIPDPTTVHFHLPDDLSVRVHREYSDFVAEIVHKFPHEKEGILNFYGECWKIFNSLNSLELKSLEEPIYLFGQFFKKPIECLTLAYYLPQNAGDIARKFIKDPQLLSFIDAECFIVSTINALQTPMINASMVLCDRHFGGINYPVGGVGEIAKSLAKGLVKKGSEIFYKANVTNIIVNNGKAVGVKLSDGRKFYARTIISNATRWDTFGKLLEKKNLPKEEENFQKAYVKAPSFLSIHVGIKAEILPPDTDCHHFVLEDDWKNLENSYGSIFLSIPTVLDSSLAPEGRHILHIFTTSSIEDWEGLSRKDYEAKKELVADKIIMRLEKKLFPGLKSAIVFKEVGTPKTHRRYLARDSGTYGPMPRNTPKGLLGMPFNTTGIDGLYCVGDSCFPGQGVIAVAFSGVMCAHRVGADLGLERKSPVLDAALLRLLGWLRTLA